A single genomic interval of bacterium harbors:
- a CDS encoding diguanylate cyclase: MIALSPSRTPFRPACTATCSILLALCCVLVAPGADAGAPGDDDLLWVDATAAGAMLCGHMHYLVDPDGALGLVDVLDPRRRDDWRDVKQDVPNFGYTGDTYWLRFRMGSRARDCDDYLLEIAYPLLDDVTFHQVRDGQALQVYRTGDALPFAERPVEHATFVFPATMVAGEQYDFLLRIRSTSSLQAPLAIWSERTFQKEVNRSYALYGFFYGVMLSIMVYGAAIFLSMRERNYLYFVAYSAMFVGIKASMDGIAYQYLWPFSPFFQEHCITFFLSATTAAAYFFASHFLQLKTNAIRLNRFFMLLARLSLLGMALALVLPYAVMIRPTLVLALAAEFLVLATGGWIWRKCGSRPALMFTGAWSAFLAGSLLMILSKFGVLPRTIFTENGPALGIMAEAAFLIIALTESLKESRRKQRQSATELLRVQAEASRELKREVQRQTAAIQDMMRQLARANEELDERNKLDGLTGIFNRHAFDERLAADHNRAGRSGSPLSLLMIDIDLFKNFNDDYGHLTGDECLKRVAATIAEEARRTTDFAARYGGEEFAVILADTPAAAAALVGERIRAAIAAMDFRVDDTRVPVSVSVGVGTSPPGADAPAEALVAAADEALYLAKANGRDRVEAATAPAPQPAA; this comes from the coding sequence TTGATCGCCCTATCGCCTTCACGCACGCCGTTCCGTCCGGCGTGTACGGCAACCTGCTCGATACTGCTGGCGCTTTGCTGCGTCCTCGTCGCGCCGGGTGCGGACGCGGGCGCGCCGGGCGATGACGACCTGCTGTGGGTGGACGCGACGGCCGCCGGAGCGATGCTGTGCGGACACATGCACTACCTCGTGGATCCCGACGGCGCGCTCGGGCTGGTCGACGTGCTCGACCCGAGGCGCCGTGACGACTGGCGGGACGTGAAGCAGGACGTGCCCAACTTCGGATACACGGGCGACACCTACTGGCTGCGCTTCCGGATGGGGAGCCGGGCCCGCGACTGCGACGACTACCTGCTCGAGATCGCCTATCCCCTGCTGGACGACGTCACCTTCCACCAGGTCCGGGACGGGCAGGCCCTGCAGGTCTACCGGACCGGCGATGCGCTGCCCTTCGCCGAGCGCCCGGTGGAGCACGCCACCTTCGTCTTCCCGGCCACCATGGTCGCCGGCGAACAGTACGACTTCCTGTTGAGGATAAGGTCCACCAGCTCGCTGCAGGCCCCGCTCGCGATCTGGTCCGAGCGGACCTTCCAGAAGGAGGTCAACCGCAGCTATGCGCTGTACGGCTTCTTCTACGGCGTCATGCTGTCGATCATGGTCTACGGCGCCGCCATCTTCCTGTCGATGCGCGAGCGCAACTACCTGTACTTCGTGGCCTATTCCGCCATGTTCGTGGGCATCAAGGCGTCAATGGACGGGATCGCCTATCAGTACCTGTGGCCCTTCTCGCCGTTCTTCCAGGAACACTGCATCACGTTCTTCCTGTCGGCGACGACGGCCGCCGCCTACTTCTTCGCCTCGCACTTCCTGCAGCTCAAGACCAACGCGATCCGTTTGAACCGGTTCTTCATGCTCCTCGCCAGGCTGTCGCTGCTGGGGATGGCTCTGGCCCTGGTCCTGCCCTACGCGGTCATGATCCGGCCGACGCTCGTCCTGGCCCTGGCAGCCGAGTTCCTGGTGCTCGCCACGGGAGGCTGGATCTGGCGGAAATGCGGCTCCCGCCCCGCGCTAATGTTCACCGGAGCCTGGTCCGCCTTCCTGGCGGGCTCGTTGCTGATGATCCTCAGCAAGTTCGGCGTCCTGCCGCGCACGATCTTCACGGAGAACGGGCCGGCGCTGGGCATCATGGCCGAGGCGGCGTTCCTGATCATTGCGCTGACCGAATCCCTCAAGGAGAGCCGCCGCAAGCAAAGACAGTCCGCCACGGAGCTCCTGCGCGTGCAGGCGGAGGCGAGCCGGGAACTCAAGCGGGAGGTGCAGCGGCAGACCGCGGCGATACAGGACATGATGCGCCAGCTGGCACGCGCCAACGAGGAGCTCGACGAGCGGAACAAGCTGGACGGCCTGACGGGCATCTTCAACCGCCACGCCTTCGACGAGCGCCTCGCCGCGGACCACAACCGCGCCGGGCGCAGCGGCTCGCCGCTGTCGCTGCTGATGATCGACATCGATCTCTTCAAGAACTTCAACGACGACTACGGCCACCTGACCGGCGACGAATGCCTCAAGCGGGTGGCCGCGACCATCGCCGAAGAGGCCCGCCGCACGACGGATTTCGCCGCCCGTTACGGCGGCGAGGAGTTTGCCGTGATCCTGGCCGACACGCCGGCCGCCGCGGCCGCCCTGGTGGGCGAACGCATCCGGGCCGCCATCGCGGCGATGGACTTCCGTGTCGACGACACGCGCGTGCCCGTGAGCGTGAGCGTAGGCGTGGGGACGTCGCCGCCCGGCGCGGACGCGCCTGCCGAGGCACTGGTGGCCGCCGCCGACGAGGCGCTGTACCTCGCCAAGGCGAACGGGCGCGACAGGGTGGAGGCGGCTACCGCTCCGGCACCGCAGCCCGCTGCTTGA
- a CDS encoding S9 family peptidase produces MQARFATALFALVLVPLGRSDSAPPPGPPIARIEPTTFTEFGHTRVDDYYWLNRREDPEVIAYLEAENAYTEAMTAHTSGLRETLFDEIVGRIKQDDNTVPYLYDGYWYYRRYEEDREYAYYCRKEVSLDAPEEVMLDANERAEGQTYYAARSVQVNSDRNVLVVAEDVVGRRLYTIRFKNLDTDEWYPESIPETHGNLAWAEDGKTLFYGKKDPTTLRPYQIWRHELGTDPAGDALVYQEDDDTFGVYVYKTKSRRYVIIGCDQSVSNEYRYVDACAPAEPFTLFLPRERDHEHSLDHLGGHFYVKTNRGARNFRLMRTPVDATAWENWTEVVPHDDGVLLEGFELFADWLVVQERRDGLTHLRIRQREGGPWHDLDFGEPAYLAWIDTNREPDTDVLRFGYESMTTPESTYDYDMRTHAKTLRKEQEILGGFARDDYVTERITATARDGVEVPISLVYRKGFAKDGSGPLLLYGYGSYGSSMDAYFSFSRLSLLDRGFCYAVAHVRGGEEMGRWWYDDGKLLKKMNTFNDFIDCGRDLVARGYADPARLYAMGGSAGGLLVGAVMNLAPDLFDGVVAQVPFVDVVTTMLDESIPLTTGEYDEWGNPHERESYEYMLAYSPYDNVTARDYPNLLVTTSLHDSQVQYFEPAKWVAKLRALKTDDNLLLLRTDLAAGHGGASGRFKRHRDTAVEYAFLLDLAGVAE; encoded by the coding sequence ATGCAAGCACGTTTCGCGACGGCCCTGTTCGCCCTGGTCCTCGTCCCGCTCGGCCGTTCCGACTCCGCCCCGCCCCCGGGACCGCCGATCGCCAGGATCGAGCCCACGACCTTCACGGAGTTCGGCCACACCCGCGTCGACGACTACTACTGGCTCAACCGGCGGGAGGACCCGGAGGTCATCGCCTACCTGGAGGCCGAGAACGCCTACACCGAGGCCATGACCGCGCACACCTCCGGGCTGCGGGAAACCCTGTTCGACGAGATCGTCGGCCGGATCAAGCAGGACGACAACACCGTCCCCTACCTGTACGACGGCTACTGGTACTACCGGCGTTACGAGGAGGACCGCGAATACGCCTACTACTGCCGCAAGGAGGTCTCCCTGGACGCGCCCGAGGAGGTGATGCTGGACGCCAACGAACGCGCCGAGGGACAGACCTACTACGCGGCGCGGTCGGTGCAGGTCAACTCGGACCGCAACGTGCTGGTCGTGGCCGAGGACGTCGTGGGGCGCCGTCTCTACACGATCCGCTTCAAGAATCTCGACACTGACGAGTGGTATCCAGAGTCCATCCCCGAAACGCACGGCAACCTGGCCTGGGCCGAGGACGGCAAGACCCTCTTCTACGGCAAGAAGGACCCGACTACCCTGCGGCCCTACCAGATCTGGCGCCACGAGTTGGGCACCGATCCCGCCGGCGATGCGCTGGTCTACCAGGAGGACGACGACACCTTCGGCGTGTACGTCTACAAGACGAAGTCGCGTCGCTACGTGATCATCGGCTGCGACCAGTCGGTGAGCAACGAATACCGCTACGTGGACGCCTGCGCGCCGGCCGAACCCTTCACGTTGTTCCTGCCGCGCGAGCGCGACCACGAGCACTCCCTCGACCACCTGGGCGGCCACTTCTACGTCAAGACCAACCGGGGGGCGCGCAACTTCCGCCTGATGCGCACGCCGGTCGACGCGACGGCCTGGGAGAACTGGACCGAGGTGGTGCCGCACGACGACGGCGTGCTGCTGGAGGGCTTCGAGCTGTTCGCGGACTGGCTGGTCGTCCAGGAGCGGCGGGACGGTCTGACGCACCTGCGGATCCGCCAACGCGAGGGCGGTCCCTGGCACGACCTGGACTTCGGCGAGCCGGCCTACCTCGCCTGGATCGACACCAATCGCGAACCGGACACCGACGTGCTCCGCTTCGGCTACGAGTCCATGACCACGCCCGAGTCCACCTACGACTACGACATGCGCACGCACGCGAAGACGCTGCGCAAGGAGCAGGAGATCCTGGGCGGCTTCGCGCGCGACGACTACGTCACCGAGCGCATCACGGCGACCGCGCGCGACGGCGTCGAGGTGCCCATCTCGCTGGTCTACCGCAAGGGCTTCGCGAAGGACGGCTCGGGTCCCCTGCTGCTGTACGGCTACGGATCCTACGGCTCGAGCATGGACGCCTATTTCAGCTTCTCGCGCCTGAGCCTGCTGGACCGGGGCTTCTGCTACGCGGTGGCCCACGTCCGCGGCGGCGAGGAGATGGGCCGCTGGTGGTACGACGACGGCAAGCTGCTCAAGAAGATGAACACCTTCAACGATTTCATCGACTGCGGCCGGGATCTCGTCGCGCGGGGCTACGCCGATCCCGCGCGCCTCTACGCCATGGGCGGCAGCGCCGGCGGCCTGCTCGTGGGTGCGGTGATGAATCTCGCGCCGGACCTGTTCGACGGCGTGGTGGCCCAGGTCCCCTTCGTGGACGTGGTGACGACCATGCTCGACGAATCGATCCCCCTGACCACCGGCGAGTACGACGAGTGGGGGAACCCCCACGAGCGGGAGTCCTACGAGTACATGCTCGCCTACTCCCCCTACGACAACGTGACGGCCAGGGACTACCCCAACCTGCTGGTGACCACCAGCCTGCACGATTCGCAGGTGCAGTACTTCGAGCCGGCCAAGTGGGTGGCCAAGCTGCGCGCCCTGAAGACCGACGACAACCTCCTGCTGCTCAGGACCGACCTGGCGGCCGGTCACGGCGGCGCCTCGGGCCGCTTCAAGCGGCACCGCGACACGGCCGTGGAATACGCGTTCCTGCTGGACCTGGCGGGGGTCGCGGAGTAG